The proteins below are encoded in one region of Pongo pygmaeus isolate AG05252 chromosome 20, NHGRI_mPonPyg2-v2.0_pri, whole genome shotgun sequence:
- the IZUMO1 gene encoding izumo sperm-egg fusion protein 1 isoform X4, producing MQPTLPSSPTKSLVLALGKLAVLLLSVWGESTLPNGLRELCAPAAMGPHFTFLCAALARCLLPAEGCVICDPSVVLALKSLEKDYLPGHLDAKHHKAMMDRVENAVKDFQELPLNEDAYMGVVDEATLQKGSWSLLKDLKRITDSDVKGDLFVKELFWMLHLQKETFATYVARFQKEAYCPNKCGVMLQTLIWCKNCKKEVHACRKSYDCGGLSDPLSLGLGLGEQYGDLGVQGERGHPDQAHGGSRGCRQLSLRAGLCEFQPSHNHQFSRHSVARKDQGGKTFSKYRNPGGGDHGVVHNPPASEARENAEKPPSGAADLRLPSTDNRPYLCDISSKEGDRFHQVLTVWPWQRSGRANPGLKRKGHRFEAPIKIYLIV from the exons CGTTCTCCTGCTCTCGGTTTGGGGTGAGAGCACCCTTCCTAACGGTCTTCGGGAACTGTGCGCGCCGGCTGCAATGGGGCCGCATTTTACCTTCCTGTGTGCGGCGCTGGCCCGTTGCTTGCTTCCTGCCGAGGGGTGTGTTATATGTGACCCGTCTGTCGTGCTGGCGCTAAAGTCCCTGGAGAAAGATTACCTGCCTGGCCACCTGGATGCGAAGCATCACAAAGCCATGATGGACAGAGTAGAGAACGCCGTGAAGGATTTCCAGGAGCTGCCGCTTAATGAGGATGCCTATATGGGGGTCGTTG ATGAGGCCACACTGCAAAAGGGGTCCTGGAGTTTGCTGAAGGATCTGAAACGCATCACAGACAGTGATGTAAAAG GCGATCTCTTCGTGAAGGAGCTATTTTGGATGTTGCACTTGCAAAAGGAAACCTTTGCCACCTATGTTGCTCGATTCCAAAAAGAAG CTTACTGTCCCAACAAATGTG GTGTGATGTTGCAAACTCTGATCTGGTGCAAGAACTGCAAAAAGGAGGTTCACGCTTGTCGAAAGTCCTACGATTGCGGGG GCCTCAGTGACCCCTTGAGCTTGGGTCTAGGTTTGGGGGAACAATACGGAGACCTTGGTGTCCAAGGGGAAAGAGGCCACCCTGACCAAGCCCATGGTGGGTCCAGAGGATGCAGGCAGCTATCGCTGCGAGCTGGGCTCTGTGAATTCCAGCCCAGCCACAATCATCAATTTTCACGTCACAG TGTTGCCCGAAAGGATCAAGGAGGAAAAACCTTCTCCAAATATCGTAACCCCGGGGGAGGCGACCACGGAGTCGTCCATAACCCTCCAGCCTCTGAAGCCCGAGAAAATGCTGAAAAGCCGCCTTCTGGGGCTGCTGATCTGCGGCTCCCTAGCACTGATAACCGGCCTTACCTTTGC GATATTTCGTCGAAGGAAGGTGATCGATTTCATCAAGTCCTCACTGTTTGGCCTTGGCAGCGGAGCGGCCGAGCAAACCCAGGTCTCAAAAGAAAAGGCCACAGATTCGAAGCACCAATAAAGATTTATCTTATTGTCTAA
- the IZUMO1 gene encoding izumo sperm-egg fusion protein 1 isoform X1, whose protein sequence is MQPTLPSSPTKSLVLALGKLAVLLLSVWGESTLPNGLRELCAPAAMGPHFTFLCAALARCLLPAEGCVICDPSVVLALKSLEKDYLPGHLDAKHHKAMMDRVENAVKDFQELPLNEDAYMGVVDEATLQKGSWSLLKDLKRITDSDVKGDLFVKELFWMLHLQKETFATYVARFQKEAYCPNKCGVMLQTLIWCKNCKKEVHACRKSYDCGERNVEVPQMEDMILDCELNWHQASKGLTDYSFYRVWGNNTETLVSKGKEATLTKPMVGPEDAGSYRCELGSVNSSPATIINFHVTVLPERIKEEKPSPNIVTPGEATTESSITLQPLKPEKMLKSRLLGLLICGSLALITGLTFAIFRRRKVIDFIKSSLFGLGSGAAEQTQVSKEKATDSKHQ, encoded by the exons CGTTCTCCTGCTCTCGGTTTGGGGTGAGAGCACCCTTCCTAACGGTCTTCGGGAACTGTGCGCGCCGGCTGCAATGGGGCCGCATTTTACCTTCCTGTGTGCGGCGCTGGCCCGTTGCTTGCTTCCTGCCGAGGGGTGTGTTATATGTGACCCGTCTGTCGTGCTGGCGCTAAAGTCCCTGGAGAAAGATTACCTGCCTGGCCACCTGGATGCGAAGCATCACAAAGCCATGATGGACAGAGTAGAGAACGCCGTGAAGGATTTCCAGGAGCTGCCGCTTAATGAGGATGCCTATATGGGGGTCGTTG ATGAGGCCACACTGCAAAAGGGGTCCTGGAGTTTGCTGAAGGATCTGAAACGCATCACAGACAGTGATGTAAAAG GCGATCTCTTCGTGAAGGAGCTATTTTGGATGTTGCACTTGCAAAAGGAAACCTTTGCCACCTATGTTGCTCGATTCCAAAAAGAAG CTTACTGTCCCAACAAATGTG GTGTGATGTTGCAAACTCTGATCTGGTGCAAGAACTGCAAAAAGGAGGTTCACGCTTGTCGAAAGTCCTACGATTGCGGGG agcggaatgtggaggttcctcaaatgGAAGACATGATCCTGGACTGTGAGTTAAACTGGCATCAGGCTTCCAAAGGCCTCACTGATTACAGCTTTTACAGG GTTTGGGGGAACAATACGGAGACCTTGGTGTCCAAGGGGAAAGAGGCCACCCTGACCAAGCCCATGGTGGGTCCAGAGGATGCAGGCAGCTATCGCTGCGAGCTGGGCTCTGTGAATTCCAGCCCAGCCACAATCATCAATTTTCACGTCACAG TGTTGCCCGAAAGGATCAAGGAGGAAAAACCTTCTCCAAATATCGTAACCCCGGGGGAGGCGACCACGGAGTCGTCCATAACCCTCCAGCCTCTGAAGCCCGAGAAAATGCTGAAAAGCCGCCTTCTGGGGCTGCTGATCTGCGGCTCCCTAGCACTGATAACCGGCCTTACCTTTGC GATATTTCGTCGAAGGAAGGTGATCGATTTCATCAAGTCCTCACTGTTTGGCCTTGGCAGCGGAGCGGCCGAGCAAACCCAGGTCTCAAAAGAAAAGGCCACAGATTCGAAGCACCAATAA
- the IZUMO1 gene encoding izumo sperm-egg fusion protein 1 isoform X5: MQPTLPSSPTKSLVLALGKLAVLLLSVWGESTLPNGLRELCAPAAMGPHFTFLCAALARCLLPAEGCVICDPSVVLALKSLEKDYLPGHLDAKHHKAMMDRVENAVKDFQELPLNEDAYMGVVDEATLQKGSWSLLKDLKRITDSDVKGDLFVKELFWMLHLQKETFATYVARFQKEAYCPNKCGVMLQTLIWCKNCKKEVHACRKSYDCGGLGEQYGDLGVQGERGHPDQAHGGSRGCRQLSLRAGLCEFQPSHNHQFSRHSVARKDQGGKTFSKYRNPGGGDHGVVHNPPASEARENAEKPPSGAADLRLPSTDNRPYLCDISSKEGDRFHQVLTVWPWQRSGRANPGLKRKGHRFEAPIKIYLIV, from the exons CGTTCTCCTGCTCTCGGTTTGGGGTGAGAGCACCCTTCCTAACGGTCTTCGGGAACTGTGCGCGCCGGCTGCAATGGGGCCGCATTTTACCTTCCTGTGTGCGGCGCTGGCCCGTTGCTTGCTTCCTGCCGAGGGGTGTGTTATATGTGACCCGTCTGTCGTGCTGGCGCTAAAGTCCCTGGAGAAAGATTACCTGCCTGGCCACCTGGATGCGAAGCATCACAAAGCCATGATGGACAGAGTAGAGAACGCCGTGAAGGATTTCCAGGAGCTGCCGCTTAATGAGGATGCCTATATGGGGGTCGTTG ATGAGGCCACACTGCAAAAGGGGTCCTGGAGTTTGCTGAAGGATCTGAAACGCATCACAGACAGTGATGTAAAAG GCGATCTCTTCGTGAAGGAGCTATTTTGGATGTTGCACTTGCAAAAGGAAACCTTTGCCACCTATGTTGCTCGATTCCAAAAAGAAG CTTACTGTCCCAACAAATGTG GTGTGATGTTGCAAACTCTGATCTGGTGCAAGAACTGCAAAAAGGAGGTTCACGCTTGTCGAAAGTCCTACGATTGCGGGG GTTTGGGGGAACAATACGGAGACCTTGGTGTCCAAGGGGAAAGAGGCCACCCTGACCAAGCCCATGGTGGGTCCAGAGGATGCAGGCAGCTATCGCTGCGAGCTGGGCTCTGTGAATTCCAGCCCAGCCACAATCATCAATTTTCACGTCACAG TGTTGCCCGAAAGGATCAAGGAGGAAAAACCTTCTCCAAATATCGTAACCCCGGGGGAGGCGACCACGGAGTCGTCCATAACCCTCCAGCCTCTGAAGCCCGAGAAAATGCTGAAAAGCCGCCTTCTGGGGCTGCTGATCTGCGGCTCCCTAGCACTGATAACCGGCCTTACCTTTGC GATATTTCGTCGAAGGAAGGTGATCGATTTCATCAAGTCCTCACTGTTTGGCCTTGGCAGCGGAGCGGCCGAGCAAACCCAGGTCTCAAAAGAAAAGGCCACAGATTCGAAGCACCAATAAAGATTTATCTTATTGTCTAA
- the IZUMO1 gene encoding izumo sperm-egg fusion protein 1 isoform X9 yields the protein MQPTLPSSPTKSLVLALGKLAVLLLSVWGESTLPNGLRELCAPAAMGPHFTFLCAALARCLLPAEGCVICDPSVVLALKSLEKDYLPGHLDAKHHKAMMDRVENAVKDFQELPLNEDAYMGVVDEATLQKGSWSLLKDLKRITDSDVKGDLFVKELFWMLHLQKETFATYVARFQKEAYCPNKCGVMLQTLIWCKNCKKEVHACRKSYDCGVLPERIKEEKPSPNIVTPGEATTESSITLQPLKPEKMLKSRLLGLLICGSLALITGLTFAIFRRRKVIDFIKSSLFGLGSGAAEQTQVSKEKATDSKHQ from the exons CGTTCTCCTGCTCTCGGTTTGGGGTGAGAGCACCCTTCCTAACGGTCTTCGGGAACTGTGCGCGCCGGCTGCAATGGGGCCGCATTTTACCTTCCTGTGTGCGGCGCTGGCCCGTTGCTTGCTTCCTGCCGAGGGGTGTGTTATATGTGACCCGTCTGTCGTGCTGGCGCTAAAGTCCCTGGAGAAAGATTACCTGCCTGGCCACCTGGATGCGAAGCATCACAAAGCCATGATGGACAGAGTAGAGAACGCCGTGAAGGATTTCCAGGAGCTGCCGCTTAATGAGGATGCCTATATGGGGGTCGTTG ATGAGGCCACACTGCAAAAGGGGTCCTGGAGTTTGCTGAAGGATCTGAAACGCATCACAGACAGTGATGTAAAAG GCGATCTCTTCGTGAAGGAGCTATTTTGGATGTTGCACTTGCAAAAGGAAACCTTTGCCACCTATGTTGCTCGATTCCAAAAAGAAG CTTACTGTCCCAACAAATGTG GTGTGATGTTGCAAACTCTGATCTGGTGCAAGAACTGCAAAAAGGAGGTTCACGCTTGTCGAAAGTCCTACGATTGCGGGG TGTTGCCCGAAAGGATCAAGGAGGAAAAACCTTCTCCAAATATCGTAACCCCGGGGGAGGCGACCACGGAGTCGTCCATAACCCTCCAGCCTCTGAAGCCCGAGAAAATGCTGAAAAGCCGCCTTCTGGGGCTGCTGATCTGCGGCTCCCTAGCACTGATAACCGGCCTTACCTTTGC GATATTTCGTCGAAGGAAGGTGATCGATTTCATCAAGTCCTCACTGTTTGGCCTTGGCAGCGGAGCGGCCGAGCAAACCCAGGTCTCAAAAGAAAAGGCCACAGATTCGAAGCACCAATAA
- the IZUMO1 gene encoding izumo sperm-egg fusion protein 1 isoform X7 translates to MDFGFSPFSVLLLSVWGESTLPNGLRELCAPAAMGPHFTFLCAALARCLLPAEGCVICDPSVVLALKSLEKDYLPGHLDAKHHKAMMDRVENAVKDFQELPLNEDAYMGVVDEATLQKGSWSLLKDLKRITDSDVKGDLFVKELFWMLHLQKETFATYVARFQKEAYCPNKCGVMLQTLIWCKNCKKEVHACRKSYDCGGLGEQYGDLGVQGERGHPDQAHGGSRGCRQLSLRAGLCEFQPSHNHQFSRHSVARKDQGGKTFSKYRNPGGGDHGVVHNPPASEARENAEKPPSGAADLRLPSTDNRPYLCDISSKEGDRFHQVLTVWPWQRSGRANPGLKRKGHRFEAPIKIYLIV, encoded by the exons ATGGATTTTGGCTTTTCTCCGTTTAGCGTTCTCCTGCTCTCGGTTTGGGGTGAGAGCACCCTTCCTAACGGTCTTCGGGAACTGTGCGCGCCGGCTGCAATGGGGCCGCATTTTACCTTCCTGTGTGCGGCGCTGGCCCGTTGCTTGCTTCCTGCCGAGGGGTGTGTTATATGTGACCCGTCTGTCGTGCTGGCGCTAAAGTCCCTGGAGAAAGATTACCTGCCTGGCCACCTGGATGCGAAGCATCACAAAGCCATGATGGACAGAGTAGAGAACGCCGTGAAGGATTTCCAGGAGCTGCCGCTTAATGAGGATGCCTATATGGGGGTCGTTG ATGAGGCCACACTGCAAAAGGGGTCCTGGAGTTTGCTGAAGGATCTGAAACGCATCACAGACAGTGATGTAAAAG GCGATCTCTTCGTGAAGGAGCTATTTTGGATGTTGCACTTGCAAAAGGAAACCTTTGCCACCTATGTTGCTCGATTCCAAAAAGAAG CTTACTGTCCCAACAAATGTG GTGTGATGTTGCAAACTCTGATCTGGTGCAAGAACTGCAAAAAGGAGGTTCACGCTTGTCGAAAGTCCTACGATTGCGGGG GTTTGGGGGAACAATACGGAGACCTTGGTGTCCAAGGGGAAAGAGGCCACCCTGACCAAGCCCATGGTGGGTCCAGAGGATGCAGGCAGCTATCGCTGCGAGCTGGGCTCTGTGAATTCCAGCCCAGCCACAATCATCAATTTTCACGTCACAG TGTTGCCCGAAAGGATCAAGGAGGAAAAACCTTCTCCAAATATCGTAACCCCGGGGGAGGCGACCACGGAGTCGTCCATAACCCTCCAGCCTCTGAAGCCCGAGAAAATGCTGAAAAGCCGCCTTCTGGGGCTGCTGATCTGCGGCTCCCTAGCACTGATAACCGGCCTTACCTTTGC GATATTTCGTCGAAGGAAGGTGATCGATTTCATCAAGTCCTCACTGTTTGGCCTTGGCAGCGGAGCGGCCGAGCAAACCCAGGTCTCAAAAGAAAAGGCCACAGATTCGAAGCACCAATAAAGATTTATCTTATTGTCTAA
- the IZUMO1 gene encoding izumo sperm-egg fusion protein 1 isoform X11: MEKAEMQIPRFPGANEATLQKGSWSLLKDLKRITDSDVKGDLFVKELFWMLHLQKETFATYVARFQKEAYCPNKCGVMLQTLIWCKNCKKEVHACRKSYDCGERNVEVPQMEDMILDCELNWHQASKGLTDYSFYRVWGNNTETLVSKGKEATLTKPMVGPEDAGSYRCELGSVNSSPATIINFHVTVLPERIKEEKPSPNIVTPGEATTESSITLQPLKPEKMLKSRLLGLLICGSLALITGLTFAIFRRRKVIDFIKSSLFGLGSGAAEQTQVSKEKATDSKHQ; the protein is encoded by the exons ATGGAGAAGGCTGAGATGCAGATTCCGAGGTTCCCCGGGGCTA ATGAGGCCACACTGCAAAAGGGGTCCTGGAGTTTGCTGAAGGATCTGAAACGCATCACAGACAGTGATGTAAAAG GCGATCTCTTCGTGAAGGAGCTATTTTGGATGTTGCACTTGCAAAAGGAAACCTTTGCCACCTATGTTGCTCGATTCCAAAAAGAAG CTTACTGTCCCAACAAATGTG GTGTGATGTTGCAAACTCTGATCTGGTGCAAGAACTGCAAAAAGGAGGTTCACGCTTGTCGAAAGTCCTACGATTGCGGGG agcggaatgtggaggttcctcaaatgGAAGACATGATCCTGGACTGTGAGTTAAACTGGCATCAGGCTTCCAAAGGCCTCACTGATTACAGCTTTTACAGG GTTTGGGGGAACAATACGGAGACCTTGGTGTCCAAGGGGAAAGAGGCCACCCTGACCAAGCCCATGGTGGGTCCAGAGGATGCAGGCAGCTATCGCTGCGAGCTGGGCTCTGTGAATTCCAGCCCAGCCACAATCATCAATTTTCACGTCACAG TGTTGCCCGAAAGGATCAAGGAGGAAAAACCTTCTCCAAATATCGTAACCCCGGGGGAGGCGACCACGGAGTCGTCCATAACCCTCCAGCCTCTGAAGCCCGAGAAAATGCTGAAAAGCCGCCTTCTGGGGCTGCTGATCTGCGGCTCCCTAGCACTGATAACCGGCCTTACCTTTGC GATATTTCGTCGAAGGAAGGTGATCGATTTCATCAAGTCCTCACTGTTTGGCCTTGGCAGCGGAGCGGCCGAGCAAACCCAGGTCTCAAAAGAAAAGGCCACAGATTCGAAGCACCAATAA
- the IZUMO1 gene encoding izumo sperm-egg fusion protein 1 isoform X6 translates to MDFGFSPFSVLLLSVWGESTLPNGLRELCAPAAMGPHFTFLCAALARCLLPAEGCVICDPSVVLALKSLEKDYLPGHLDAKHHKAMMDRVENAVKDFQELPLNEDAYMGVVDEATLQKGSWSLLKDLKRITDSDVKGDLFVKELFWMLHLQKETFATYVARFQKEAYCPNKCGVMLQTLIWCKNCKKEVHACRKSYDCGGLSDPLSLGLGLGEQYGDLGVQGERGHPDQAHGGSRGCRQLSLRAGLCEFQPSHNHQFSRHSVARKDQGGKTFSKYRNPGGGDHGVVHNPPASEARENAEKPPSGAADLRLPSTDNRPYLCDISSKEGDRFHQVLTVWPWQRSGRANPGLKRKGHRFEAPIKIYLIV, encoded by the exons ATGGATTTTGGCTTTTCTCCGTTTAGCGTTCTCCTGCTCTCGGTTTGGGGTGAGAGCACCCTTCCTAACGGTCTTCGGGAACTGTGCGCGCCGGCTGCAATGGGGCCGCATTTTACCTTCCTGTGTGCGGCGCTGGCCCGTTGCTTGCTTCCTGCCGAGGGGTGTGTTATATGTGACCCGTCTGTCGTGCTGGCGCTAAAGTCCCTGGAGAAAGATTACCTGCCTGGCCACCTGGATGCGAAGCATCACAAAGCCATGATGGACAGAGTAGAGAACGCCGTGAAGGATTTCCAGGAGCTGCCGCTTAATGAGGATGCCTATATGGGGGTCGTTG ATGAGGCCACACTGCAAAAGGGGTCCTGGAGTTTGCTGAAGGATCTGAAACGCATCACAGACAGTGATGTAAAAG GCGATCTCTTCGTGAAGGAGCTATTTTGGATGTTGCACTTGCAAAAGGAAACCTTTGCCACCTATGTTGCTCGATTCCAAAAAGAAG CTTACTGTCCCAACAAATGTG GTGTGATGTTGCAAACTCTGATCTGGTGCAAGAACTGCAAAAAGGAGGTTCACGCTTGTCGAAAGTCCTACGATTGCGGGG GCCTCAGTGACCCCTTGAGCTTGGGTCTAGGTTTGGGGGAACAATACGGAGACCTTGGTGTCCAAGGGGAAAGAGGCCACCCTGACCAAGCCCATGGTGGGTCCAGAGGATGCAGGCAGCTATCGCTGCGAGCTGGGCTCTGTGAATTCCAGCCCAGCCACAATCATCAATTTTCACGTCACAG TGTTGCCCGAAAGGATCAAGGAGGAAAAACCTTCTCCAAATATCGTAACCCCGGGGGAGGCGACCACGGAGTCGTCCATAACCCTCCAGCCTCTGAAGCCCGAGAAAATGCTGAAAAGCCGCCTTCTGGGGCTGCTGATCTGCGGCTCCCTAGCACTGATAACCGGCCTTACCTTTGC GATATTTCGTCGAAGGAAGGTGATCGATTTCATCAAGTCCTCACTGTTTGGCCTTGGCAGCGGAGCGGCCGAGCAAACCCAGGTCTCAAAAGAAAAGGCCACAGATTCGAAGCACCAATAAAGATTTATCTTATTGTCTAA
- the IZUMO1 gene encoding izumo sperm-egg fusion protein 1 isoform X2, with amino-acid sequence MQPTLPSSPTKSLVLALGKLAVLLLSVWGESTLPNGLRELCAPAAMGPHFTFLCAALARCLLPAEGCVICDPSVVLALKSLEKDYLPGHLDAKHHKAMMDRVENAVKDFQELPLNEDAYMGVVDEATLQKGSWSLLKDLKRITDSDVKGDLFVKELFWMLHLQKETFATYVARFQKEAYCPNKCGVMLQTLIWCKNCKKEVHACRKSYDCGGLSDPLSLGLGLGEQYGDLGVQGERGHPDQAHGGSRGCRQLSLRAGLCEFQPSHNHQFSRHSVARKDQGGKTFSKYRNPGGGDHGVVHNPPASEARENAEKPPSGAADLRLPSTDNRPYLCVSNPLQKDISSKEGDRFHQVLTVWPWQRSGRANPGLKRKGHRFEAPIKIYLIV; translated from the exons CGTTCTCCTGCTCTCGGTTTGGGGTGAGAGCACCCTTCCTAACGGTCTTCGGGAACTGTGCGCGCCGGCTGCAATGGGGCCGCATTTTACCTTCCTGTGTGCGGCGCTGGCCCGTTGCTTGCTTCCTGCCGAGGGGTGTGTTATATGTGACCCGTCTGTCGTGCTGGCGCTAAAGTCCCTGGAGAAAGATTACCTGCCTGGCCACCTGGATGCGAAGCATCACAAAGCCATGATGGACAGAGTAGAGAACGCCGTGAAGGATTTCCAGGAGCTGCCGCTTAATGAGGATGCCTATATGGGGGTCGTTG ATGAGGCCACACTGCAAAAGGGGTCCTGGAGTTTGCTGAAGGATCTGAAACGCATCACAGACAGTGATGTAAAAG GCGATCTCTTCGTGAAGGAGCTATTTTGGATGTTGCACTTGCAAAAGGAAACCTTTGCCACCTATGTTGCTCGATTCCAAAAAGAAG CTTACTGTCCCAACAAATGTG GTGTGATGTTGCAAACTCTGATCTGGTGCAAGAACTGCAAAAAGGAGGTTCACGCTTGTCGAAAGTCCTACGATTGCGGGG GCCTCAGTGACCCCTTGAGCTTGGGTCTAGGTTTGGGGGAACAATACGGAGACCTTGGTGTCCAAGGGGAAAGAGGCCACCCTGACCAAGCCCATGGTGGGTCCAGAGGATGCAGGCAGCTATCGCTGCGAGCTGGGCTCTGTGAATTCCAGCCCAGCCACAATCATCAATTTTCACGTCACAG TGTTGCCCGAAAGGATCAAGGAGGAAAAACCTTCTCCAAATATCGTAACCCCGGGGGAGGCGACCACGGAGTCGTCCATAACCCTCCAGCCTCTGAAGCCCGAGAAAATGCTGAAAAGCCGCCTTCTGGGGCTGCTGATCTGCGGCTCCCTAGCACTGATAACCGGCCTTACCTTTGCGTGAGCAACCCATTGCAGAAG GATATTTCGTCGAAGGAAGGTGATCGATTTCATCAAGTCCTCACTGTTTGGCCTTGGCAGCGGAGCGGCCGAGCAAACCCAGGTCTCAAAAGAAAAGGCCACAGATTCGAAGCACCAATAAAGATTTATCTTATTGTCTAA
- the IZUMO1 gene encoding izumo sperm-egg fusion protein 1 isoform X3, with translation MDFGFSPFSVLLLSVWGESTLPNGLRELCAPAAMGPHFTFLCAALARCLLPAEGCVICDPSVVLALKSLEKDYLPGHLDAKHHKAMMDRVENAVKDFQELPLNEDAYMGVVDEATLQKGSWSLLKDLKRITDSDVKGDLFVKELFWMLHLQKETFATYVARFQKEAYCPNKCGVMLQTLIWCKNCKKEVHACRKSYDCGERNVEVPQMEDMILDCELNWHQASKGLTDYSFYRVWGNNTETLVSKGKEATLTKPMVGPEDAGSYRCELGSVNSSPATIINFHVTVLPERIKEEKPSPNIVTPGEATTESSITLQPLKPEKMLKSRLLGLLICGSLALITGLTFAIFRRRKVIDFIKSSLFGLGSGAAEQTQVSKEKATDSKHQ, from the exons ATGGATTTTGGCTTTTCTCCGTTTAGCGTTCTCCTGCTCTCGGTTTGGGGTGAGAGCACCCTTCCTAACGGTCTTCGGGAACTGTGCGCGCCGGCTGCAATGGGGCCGCATTTTACCTTCCTGTGTGCGGCGCTGGCCCGTTGCTTGCTTCCTGCCGAGGGGTGTGTTATATGTGACCCGTCTGTCGTGCTGGCGCTAAAGTCCCTGGAGAAAGATTACCTGCCTGGCCACCTGGATGCGAAGCATCACAAAGCCATGATGGACAGAGTAGAGAACGCCGTGAAGGATTTCCAGGAGCTGCCGCTTAATGAGGATGCCTATATGGGGGTCGTTG ATGAGGCCACACTGCAAAAGGGGTCCTGGAGTTTGCTGAAGGATCTGAAACGCATCACAGACAGTGATGTAAAAG GCGATCTCTTCGTGAAGGAGCTATTTTGGATGTTGCACTTGCAAAAGGAAACCTTTGCCACCTATGTTGCTCGATTCCAAAAAGAAG CTTACTGTCCCAACAAATGTG GTGTGATGTTGCAAACTCTGATCTGGTGCAAGAACTGCAAAAAGGAGGTTCACGCTTGTCGAAAGTCCTACGATTGCGGGG agcggaatgtggaggttcctcaaatgGAAGACATGATCCTGGACTGTGAGTTAAACTGGCATCAGGCTTCCAAAGGCCTCACTGATTACAGCTTTTACAGG GTTTGGGGGAACAATACGGAGACCTTGGTGTCCAAGGGGAAAGAGGCCACCCTGACCAAGCCCATGGTGGGTCCAGAGGATGCAGGCAGCTATCGCTGCGAGCTGGGCTCTGTGAATTCCAGCCCAGCCACAATCATCAATTTTCACGTCACAG TGTTGCCCGAAAGGATCAAGGAGGAAAAACCTTCTCCAAATATCGTAACCCCGGGGGAGGCGACCACGGAGTCGTCCATAACCCTCCAGCCTCTGAAGCCCGAGAAAATGCTGAAAAGCCGCCTTCTGGGGCTGCTGATCTGCGGCTCCCTAGCACTGATAACCGGCCTTACCTTTGC GATATTTCGTCGAAGGAAGGTGATCGATTTCATCAAGTCCTCACTGTTTGGCCTTGGCAGCGGAGCGGCCGAGCAAACCCAGGTCTCAAAAGAAAAGGCCACAGATTCGAAGCACCAATAA
- the IZUMO1 gene encoding izumo sperm-egg fusion protein 1 isoform X8: MGPHFTFLCAALARCLLPAEGCVICDPSVVLALKSLEKDYLPGHLDAKHHKAMMDRVENAVKDFQELPLNEDAYMGVVDEATLQKGSWSLLKDLKRITDSDVKGDLFVKELFWMLHLQKETFATYVARFQKEAYCPNKCGVMLQTLIWCKNCKKEVHACRKSYDCGERNVEVPQMEDMILDCELNWHQASKGLTDYSFYRVWGNNTETLVSKGKEATLTKPMVGPEDAGSYRCELGSVNSSPATIINFHVTVLPERIKEEKPSPNIVTPGEATTESSITLQPLKPEKMLKSRLLGLLICGSLALITGLTFAIFRRRKVIDFIKSSLFGLGSGAAEQTQVSKEKATDSKHQ; this comes from the exons ATGGGGCCGCATTTTACCTTCCTGTGTGCGGCGCTGGCCCGTTGCTTGCTTCCTGCCGAGGGGTGTGTTATATGTGACCCGTCTGTCGTGCTGGCGCTAAAGTCCCTGGAGAAAGATTACCTGCCTGGCCACCTGGATGCGAAGCATCACAAAGCCATGATGGACAGAGTAGAGAACGCCGTGAAGGATTTCCAGGAGCTGCCGCTTAATGAGGATGCCTATATGGGGGTCGTTG ATGAGGCCACACTGCAAAAGGGGTCCTGGAGTTTGCTGAAGGATCTGAAACGCATCACAGACAGTGATGTAAAAG GCGATCTCTTCGTGAAGGAGCTATTTTGGATGTTGCACTTGCAAAAGGAAACCTTTGCCACCTATGTTGCTCGATTCCAAAAAGAAG CTTACTGTCCCAACAAATGTG GTGTGATGTTGCAAACTCTGATCTGGTGCAAGAACTGCAAAAAGGAGGTTCACGCTTGTCGAAAGTCCTACGATTGCGGGG agcggaatgtggaggttcctcaaatgGAAGACATGATCCTGGACTGTGAGTTAAACTGGCATCAGGCTTCCAAAGGCCTCACTGATTACAGCTTTTACAGG GTTTGGGGGAACAATACGGAGACCTTGGTGTCCAAGGGGAAAGAGGCCACCCTGACCAAGCCCATGGTGGGTCCAGAGGATGCAGGCAGCTATCGCTGCGAGCTGGGCTCTGTGAATTCCAGCCCAGCCACAATCATCAATTTTCACGTCACAG TGTTGCCCGAAAGGATCAAGGAGGAAAAACCTTCTCCAAATATCGTAACCCCGGGGGAGGCGACCACGGAGTCGTCCATAACCCTCCAGCCTCTGAAGCCCGAGAAAATGCTGAAAAGCCGCCTTCTGGGGCTGCTGATCTGCGGCTCCCTAGCACTGATAACCGGCCTTACCTTTGC GATATTTCGTCGAAGGAAGGTGATCGATTTCATCAAGTCCTCACTGTTTGGCCTTGGCAGCGGAGCGGCCGAGCAAACCCAGGTCTCAAAAGAAAAGGCCACAGATTCGAAGCACCAATAA